CTCCCTCGGAGCCTCACCTTGCCGTTCAGCCTGGAGAAGTCGGTGTACCTGCGGAACACCACCCAGCTCTCCTCCTGGCTCGTCCTCACCAGGATCTTATACACCTGCagcggacggacagacagacagaattaCAGCCTCAGTGCTTTCGCTGGGCTTGGCTGCTGAGCCCACACCAGGATGAGACCACAGCCAAACAGTGGCAGTCTCCGAGCCAGGAACAGAAGAACCGAAGAACATTCAAGCTTTTTTCCCATAGTATCACTCTGCAGTGATACTATGCGGAAAaagatgctgtttttttccccctgaaaatgTCAACTGAGTCAGAAAGCAGCAGGTCCACCAGCCGATGTCTTTATTACTCACTGCGTGATGTGCGTCAGTTCCACCTCTTTACCTCATGTGAGCTTCAGATGTCTAATAAGCATTTAACTCATATCAGCGTGACAAAATACACCATAGAAACACTCACACCGCTGTCTCTATGTGAAGAAAGGAAAGAATTAACAGCCATGACTTggaaaaaatatgcttttaaaacCTACTCCTTAGTACACAATTTAAGACTGTTTATTTAAGCACTAAAAGTATAAATTAGTCAAATAATCAGAAGAAGTCATGCTCCAAAATGCATGTtatcagtgtttctgttttgatACAGCTGAAAGAGGAAGCCTGTTTTGGCTGGGGAAAGCTCTAATAACTCGGTTTTGTAGGGATTGTACAGTTCACAATGTCTGATGCCCAGCACACAGATGAGCTCATGGAAACACCAAAACAACTGATACGGTTTTATTCTTGACTTTTAGCTTGAGCCTGTTGATTTCATATTAACAGCTACCAGACGCTCCCGAGTGGTTGGTGAATCAGGAATTCAGGCATCTATGAAtgttcaaatattaaatatagctCCTGGCTAGCTCACCGATGAGTCAGAATCCACAAGACACttcaaggtcttttttttccattcttagTCTGTTGTGAGTACATTCCTATTCAGGGTAAAGGAACTGATAActgttttccccaaaaaaaattctcatCACATGCAGCTTGGTACTTTAGCCTGTTAGCGCTATTTAGAACTTCTCAAGTGTTCATGTGTCTTTAGAATACGATAGCAAGTATGTTATCCACCATGGTACAGGTTGGTGGGGGAAACCATATGCCTACAGAGTACCAGGAGAGTACTATTTTTTCTGGGTTTTCGACTGAAATTGCCATAATAACCACAAACTCAGAAACATTCAGTTGTGTACACTCTGACCtcagataaacacacagaattcagatacaacttcatACGGCTGCACATTaacatgacaaaaatacaaacgCTGTTAGcatcagtagtagtagtttggAAAACTTGCTAGCTGAAgaatttagctagctaaattcaaatattaaatgttaaagtCAATGTTTCGACATATGCTTCTGTGAATTAGAGAACAAAAAACTACTGCTTTGTTTGGCACATGTGAGTTTGAAAAACCCTGAtacagatgttttatttatgtctttTCCCCAAGAAGTTCATAGAGTAAACACGCAAAATTCCATCACCAGTTGGATAAGGCTAGAATTTGCAAGGCTGAAATTGACAAAGGAAAACTAATGAGTTAAGGAATGTTTAACTGAAAACGCACCGCGGCACACATGAGTAAAAAACTGTGACCCTTACGGTGAATTTGGCGCGCTCCTCCATGACCTCGTATCCCAGGAGAGTAGGGGTGATCGGACGCTCCTGCCAGCCGGAGTCCAAAGAGTCGTCATGGGAACGGGGTCGGTTAGAGTACTCCACAGCCGGAGCGGTCCCGTTCAGCCTGGTCCGGGTCACAGGGCTGAAGCACTCCAAAGGCGGGGTGGCACAGGCCCGGGAGGAGCCCCCTCTCGTTTCGGGGATGGTCTCGTCCCCGGGGGCCCTGGAGGGGGAGCTCGAGCTGGTGGAGACGCTGCCCAGCGACGTGGCCCGTCGAACCCTGGACCTCGCTCGCTCCATTGGGACAGGCACGGGAACGAAGGGCGTGGCCATGTCCTTCACTGCCCCCCTGCTGCGCTGGTACAACGGGTCCTGGTAGCCACACCTCGTAAGCCGCTCTGAATGGGGGTGTCTAGCCaaatgcctgaatgtaaatTTGCATGATCACAACACATACAAACTGCACATCCAGCtcagaaaaacaagaaatcaTAAATACATTCACCTCAGCATCAGTCAATACTAGCCTAGGCACTCAGAGTATACGCATACAGACGGGAGACAAATTAgaggaaaaacctgaaaatgagTGGCGAAACGTAACAAATATAGATGCTTCCATAcgggtgtactgcatgatacaattaagcaattagcaTCCTATCAtgttgtaagaaaaaaaaacgacgtctgtcgaacgtgatgaaaatatacaaagtttataccggcagtgacaaagcACACAAATGACACTTAGGATTCAGCAGAGTCCGACTGAACCACAAACCTTTCCAGTGGCTGCCTCTTATTTGTTTTCCAAGCTTCGATCAGGAGTGTTGAATACATATACTAGGAACAATGTAGTCAGTTTTGTGacacctatcaattaggccGTAGTGTATTGGCCGTCCTGCTGTGATTAaattagcacgtctgttgactCAGgtggttcccaatctctcactcccaGTCGCTATTCTATCGAATTGAaataatgataagatcaagggaatgtgtggctaGCAGACATGCTGGCATCAGAGACAAATTTCTTAcaatgctctgtggcatgtataaaaatgctgagcaggcccagttgccCTCGGTTTTGGATCAAGAAGGAacgaggaaaagatctaagtgacttcgAAAGAGGATttattattggggcatggatggcaggagcttcagtcacaaagactgctcaaatGGTCagtgtcaggtgaaaagaagcggctggcgactccacatgtatcggaggctggcatgtggtagtctacaccctccccagaccaacagaggatagctcatcgaccaggactgtgatacacacggggaattggtataacgactaacgactaaaaaacaaacaaaaaaaaccgcACATTTGAGAGTTGGTGCAAAaacagtggtgcaaaaaccataagCACTGGCCTATAGAGGTGTGGAAAATAGTGATATGGTCCGATGAGTTATCCTTCACCACGTTCTCACCatagtgcatgtgtggtgtacaccaagaACATGGTAAAGGCCTGAATGTTTGACCCATACAGTGAGGGGGtttggtggctctgttatgctgtggggagcattttcctggcatggtctGGGTCCACTTATCCACTTAGGGAAGGGAAGGGTCTccgcaaatcaatacaaagttattctgagtgatcacctttatccgaTGATGagacatttctatcctgatgggagtggtctcttccaggatgacaatgcccccatcctcAAGGCATGAGGGGTTACAGAATGATTTGATCAGTATAAAAATGACGTGAACCATaagctatggccttcgcagtcaccagatcacAACctaattgaacacctatgggagattttggtgCAACTTGttacagcgctctccaccaacatcatcaaaacacaaaataagggaacttttggaagaatggtattccatccctccagcagagttccagagacttgcagACACTATGCCAAGGAGCACTGAAGCagttctggtggctcgtggtggGCCAAGACCTTACCAAGACAATTTATGTTGGTTATTCCTTTAAGTTGTCACCGGTCAGTGCatgtctatgtgtgagtgtgactcaCAAACTAAGCAtaaggaataaataataaaacattcagCACAACTCTTGCTGCTAGATTGCACAGTAGCATTGCATTATCATTTAGTAGTGCAATATTATATTTAACCTCTCATGTAAATTATCgatccactctctctctctctgtaatctGGGGCAATCAATCCATCACGGTTCACCAGGAAGAGGTAGCGGCCATTTGTTCTCAGGGTCAAGActtcagctttaaaaataacccCATTAGGAAGAATCAGGCTGGGTAAAGTACATTTGACTGTGAAAACAAAGCCGCACCAGTTCTTCCACTCCCATCCCATTACTACCTGATGTATGTCGGTCTGTTCCTCACATCAGTACCCGTGTGTTGCTATGGACGCAAGACATAATGGTCTTTTGGTcgtattattgatttttttttttttctccccacattTTCTCTGTAGCCTAAGTATGGACTTACAGCAAAGGGATCTACATTCAGTTTCTGGACGGCTAGTTGATAATAGGCtatagatttcatattttatgctGTTCTCTTGTTAGGCCCTCCTCTCCAAATATGAGTAATTTCGGTTTAATAAGTAGTCCGCTCAACAGTGATCAAAGGATTAGGCCTACTATGATATGACGGTTACTATGACCAGTACACCTGAGCTGGTTATGTTGCCGACTTTTAACTCAACTAGTCCAGGTCACTGCCCGCGGGCAGGACAttagattcaatcaacattctttGCAAACGcagttttaataacattttttcatttaagtgAAAGCAGAGACAACAACAATTATGTAACATTAGCTACGTTACTAATGTTACATAAATGTTATTCACAAGATACCAAAAGCTTCATGCTGACATTTATAAGGTAGCGCTGTATTTgcctttaaaacatttttaaaacgcCATTAAATGCAGCGTACGTCATTGGGTAAAGTTGTCGAGAAATTTTGATGAACTGTTTGTCAATGTTATTCCAAGTTGATAGCTCCAAGGCAAGAGGTTACCCCCAAGAGGTTAAACTATGGGGTGGAATACACACGTTAGCTCACGCTATACATTGCAAGCATTGACGATGGTAACAACCGAACGTAACTAGTCTAGCTAGCATATGTAACAGTCTTGATAAAGATATAACGTTATTTACATATAGataaacatacagacacacacatacatattacaCATCATGTATGTTATTAGTGCCTGTCATTCAGAATGGACAACATGACAACTCGCAAAATAGCACTTAACGTATCTACAATTGTTCTTGTTATCCGTTTGCCAGACAGCTAGTTAGCTACCTTCGGTACTGCTGTCCTTTAACTCGCAGATTATTTAATACGATCAATCTTCCACTGCCTAACGTTAACAAGGACACTTTATAGCTAATTAAACTGACCGACTCGCTTCCGGCTACCGTAGCTATAAACAAGATCATGTGCTTTCCTACCAGCTTGGCTTGATCCACGGCAAAACAAACTGGGAACTGAAgtcagtttttcttttgtcgTTTACTTACCTGATATCGTTCTTATCCCCCGTTCGTTTTCAGGTTTCATCACAACGAAACGTCAAGTAACGTAAGACACCTAGtttaagttagctagctacctgttTGAGATACAATTTTCTTCGCTTATATATTTCAAGCCCCGACCAGACATCTGGAGCAACGTCATCACGTAGAGGCCGTGAGCCCTCAGATCCACATGGAGGATTAGCCAATCCGGTAACTAGGAGGTTTCctcttttcccaaaaaaatacTTCCGTTAGCAAGCGAGCTAGTAGGGTCTTGAATTCCCCAGGTAACCGGCGGGTCCCGTATCCTGTTTAGTAGAAATGTTGTGGGAACGTCTCATGGCTAGGTCAGACGTTTTTAAGTTCAGTTCTATACTTCAGTGATGATGATTCGTTgtataatgttaatattttaatattattattattattattattattattattgctgttgttgttgttgtattttatacACAACTCGCATTtatattgtcaaaaaaaaaaacccaccacatGTTGAGCAGGCAAATGTGGTCTGGCTGTAGCAAGCTTGTTCTCCTTGGACCCAAGAACTTTGCAGATAAACCGCCTGTGGACTGCAGTGAAAAGTTATGGTTGACATGTGGGTGGCTGATGATTTTGCTCATGTTGttggaaataaagaaatgataATAATGGGGCAAAAAACtggttactattattatttttgtcttagAAAGATTTTAGTGTCGTAATATTGGATAAACGAGACCACGGTAACAGCAATGAGATGTCATTATTTTGTCACTAGATGGCCATTCTGCATGGCATTAGTATAAGCAGTTTGATCCAGAACAAGTCTGCTGCCACCCTGTGCCCGATCCTTTGTGGGATAAATCAGTGATGGTGATGAAAGCATACCCTCAGGCTAGGAGTTGTCACTGTGATAGATATCCTCTTACAAAGCACTCCCCGAGTGTCCCTGTGCTTTATACACAGCAATAGTAGCCAGACAGGCTTGGCGCACGCTTTTGTCTTCCCTGTATGCACTGTTGAATTGATAGCAtctcttgttgtttttgtgttctcaCATGTGATGCCAAGTGTTGTTTGATTTCCTCCAAGGAGAGTGAAAGTgaactagtaaaaaaaaaaaaaaaactacagtagTTTGATAATGACAGTGTGACTCGCTTTTGCTTTTACTATGTGACAAGCAAAACTCTTCTGTGATTTGAGTGGAGAACACATGTTGTCATGTCAGAAGTAAAGCCACATAATGCACATAAGGGTTATTTTGAGTAACGGGGTGCATTGGAAAACACTGTTATGACAGGTCAAGTAAGTGCACCGTAGACCTGGATTTTCCTGCTTTTAAACTCTTACAGTCACTTAAGACATAATTATTTGTCTATGATAATGCAACATGCTCTGGTTCTTGTGAGTTCAAGCATCCAGACTCTGTGGTGCATGCCAGGGGATTGAACCGTTGAAAGCACAATGCCCAGAGACAACATTTCTGACGGAACACACTTAATTAATTCACCACTGGTTTTACATCTCTCTGCCGTGtcagtaaattaaaaaagggaaatgttttCACTGTCAAAAGCACATCATTCTTGTGTATTCTAGGTCATCACAGTGATAGATCTGAGCAGGCAGTGCCGTGACAAACAGCAAGTTTGCCTCAAGCTTTTGCATTGGTGATGCACTTGGATTGTCCCCAAGGTAGGTTCACTTGTCAACTTTGCAGTATGACAATAGTGGTACTGTTCTGCCAGTGGGCACTTGCTACAAATCTCCAGCAGATGGCAGAGATGAGCTGTGCATGTTAGTTATTTggtgatggagagagggagagagggagggagacagagagtgagagaaagacacaggGAGCAAATTTCTGATAGAAGTGTGTGaaaagtgtgtgagaggggtgcTAGTCTCCAATAGGACGGTCTTTTGCtcttttggtttaaaaaaaaaaaaaaaaaaaaccaatgatCTCACTTCTGTACTGATTTATGTTTAACTAACTACCATTTCACTCTGATCAGTATGGTAACAGGACAGAGCACATTGGCTGTTCCAGCCACTGAACATGGTCTCGCAGCACAGAAATCAGAAGGAAGGATGGAGGGGCAATGCATTCAAAAGTGTACAGCGTGAGATAAGTGGCGGGATTGTGACCGAAACTGAGAGGGCTAgccatagagacagagagagaattctTGTTTGAATTACGGAAGTTGTCTccactcacttttttttttttttttctgtggtgtgtttgttttgggagTCCAGGCAGGTAAATGATTATCAAATATCAGACACTCACATGTGAGCCTGAGAGGTAAATCTGATGCATGTACCACTGAAAAGCACGTAGAAAGGTACCATGTACATCACTTGACCATGCCAGGAGAAGAAAAAGCTGCATCGGAGGGTTGCTTTAAACCATGAAAGGCGAGCAGACCACTAATCTGCGATGACACATTGTACTAGCGCTGGATAAGCTatataatgcagtccattacctACACTAATGTGTACCTAGCTTGTTTCAACCTAAGTCTAAATGTATCTTAGCTCTTTCaagtggtgcgtgtgtgtctttgtgtcttgtGCTTCTAGctgtctttgtgtatgtgtgtgtgtgtgtgtgtgtgcgcgggatTGTGCACACACAGTCCCATCATGGCTTCCTTCTTAACCTCAGTAGTGcacctttctttcattttcaggacctATTTTTAGGCATGCGCCTACAAAGGTACAAACTACAACGATGAGACGAGGCAAAGTTTTAAAAGAGAGCACCAGCTGGAATAACGATGCTGCTGTACAGAAGAGAACGCGGAATGAGGAATAGAGTTGTAATGACAAGACTGGATAAACTGGAACTGCAGCTTCTTTCATCAATTAGAGGATAATAAGTATATTCTCATAATAAGTATATTCTCAATATGGCAACATGTACTCGGTTAATTTGTAGTCTTCTTTGTGAGTCACTTCTGGTTTACATCAGAACGCAACCCGATACTgcaaaatctgaaataaatgggAATTAATTGGATGTCTTTGGAATGGCTTGACATGTTTTTATCAGTTTTAAGCCTGGTTAATAATGCTTTGACTAAACTGTTAGGCATCCAGTCATCAGAAGCTCTGCTACTAGATGTGCGTTTCCTTCAACAGTGTTAAATCCCAGATAAATGTATTCTCCATGGCAGAGTGAATAGCCCTGCTCATTTCATGGGGGGCTGGAATATGACTGGACGTGTGGGAAGAGGTTTTGGTCATGAGTAGATCAGGGTGTTTTTTGATATGGTCATGATGAAGTCACTGTCAGAATGCACTTGAGGGGTCAGTGGTGAACTACTGTGGTTTTGAGGAGGCTGCAGCACAGATTTCATTTACTGACCAGATATTCAGTTCTTTGTGAACTTGCTGTGCCACTGAGTTTTCTTTGGCAACAGCTGTTGAAGCTAAAGTTTTATGGTTGGCTCTTTCTCTGTAAATATTCACGAAAAGGGCATGGATAAAGTGAGACCATCAGAAGAGCTACCCTAAAAATATCTCAGGGGATCATTTTGTTACCAAGTGGGACCTCCAACTACAGATATGAAAATACAGGGATGGTCAGAAAATCTGGTttctatatatgtatgtatatatatatatatattattttattatttttatttattatttttttggttatcAACTGGTTATtgattttccaaaaacaaacaacaaaaaagggatAGCATTACAATAAATATGCAACCAACAAAGGGGGGCATTTTGGAATGTTAGCCAGTGTTTTGATTTCCATTTTCTTCCTCATAAATGCTTTGATTTAGACTCAAAGAAAGTGTCCCTGCCAAAGTTTTCATCCGGAATATTTATCGCTTTGCGGGACGGCGAGGGTAGGGTACAACAGGAATGATTAAAGCGCACGGTGCGCTACAGTTGGGAATAATGACACACTAAATCAACGGGAGAGTGTCACAGGCTGAGGGCTCCTGCGCCGCCGCGATACCGCGCGAATTTATTCCGTACGgcacctctgtctctccatcccCAGTGTCCAGAGAACagcaaaacaacataaatacgGCCCGTGGAAGACCCAGGCTCAGAGGCTAAAGAAAAGATCCACGGCCGTAGcgcatttgttgttgttgttgctgtttctcCCTGAACACAGGACATACGGTATTTCCAATGCGAACCCCTGTGGGACAGAAAAGCGAGAGCGCCTTggggaatatatatattttgtaatgcaaCTGTGCGCTCCTTCTTTGATATTCTCTTTAGCGTGAATAGTCCTCTGTTGGAAGTGGCTACAGTGAGCAGCTAGGGGGAAACCCCCAGAGAGGACTTGTTCTGCTAATTACAAGAAATCAATATTCATGTCATACGGGCTCGGGATGCTATAAAATCCCCTCGCCATTTATGGCGATAATGAAGGAACACAGTGGCTAAATAATGGTTGGGGGCCTGATCTTGATGGAAGAGCTCTCGTATGGATTAGCGATGACAAGCAGAAGAGCCCCGTGgtgcaggagaaaaacaaagcaatcGAGCCAGTGGAGCGTAAACCAAAGAAATTGAGTTTGCCCCAGAAATATGGGATGGGTCTTGGCTGAGATAATGATTAATTACAGAAGGCAGTAAGTAGAAGTAGAACAACAACAACGCTAGTAAGAACAAAATATCTTCTGAAAGGAGTGATAAACATTACAGCATACTTACAGATAGACAGAAAAGAGGGCTTTTAAAAGAGTCTTCATTCTTCAGTAGAAGACTTCCTGTTGGTGCCCCTGAAACTGTGAAAAAGGAAAGGGCACATAAATGATATATatgtcatatactgtatatcataaATGAAATATGTGGGTAATacctgttgccatggtgctATACCTCTTCCATATTACCCAtgattgaaatgttttcttactattgtaattttttttttgcaggcatTACTTCATAATCTTTTACTCCAAcgtgcaaaaaaatgaaaatgcagaattatattttctttttttctggattcATAACATCAGCGATAAGTGTGTTAGAAGCACTGAAATCCTCTGTTCTATAATGGCGTATAATTAAGGCAGGCCATTCTGTATTAATTACAGATTGGCTGGTAATTTCTTTTAATAACAGACATGCTTGGAGCTAATCTTCATTTCTCTGTGTTAGTATTCACACGGGTATTAAGGGCTTTATCAAAGTGAATTGAGGCATTGAGGCTGAACAGGCTGGGGGTGTCCAGGGTGAGGGGtagaggggagtggggggctggtggatggggggaggggggtggtgtaaTTCCTAAATGATGTCATTTCAAGATGAACAGAATCTGAGGAAATGCACAGTACTGAAATATTCTCTTGTGTCACCAACGCAATCTCCGTACCGTTTAACTGTCTCGGAATTCCATTcatcataataaaatataaccGTCCTAGTTTGTGATTGCAagttgtgtgttttggggggtttgttttttttcaggccaCAGATAACCCGCTGCTAGGATGTGATATAATATTGAGAGAATGCCAGGGGCAGTAAATATGATAACTGCAGGAGAGCCTGTACTTAATAAAAGGCGAAAGAGCATGGTAAGGAGAGGGGAGCGACACTTGCCTGTGACTGTTATCCCCAAAGGCAGCGGGTTCAAATCTCAGGAAGGATGCTGTCCTAATACCCTTCAGCGAGAATCCACCTTTCTCcaagtaatcttttttttagaaGAGTGACAGGAATGACTCCAGTCCTGTGATGACCAGCGCTGTGTGCTAAAATGGGGCTCGTGAATGTTATGAATTAGCAGTTCATTCACAGGTTTCGGAACGCGCTCAGCATGCTTGTGTAAATGGAAACTTCTAACACTGTATGCAGCAGGGGGGTGGGCTATTCCGGTCCAG
This region of Anguilla rostrata isolate EN2019 chromosome 8, ASM1855537v3, whole genome shotgun sequence genomic DNA includes:
- the LOC135260757 gene encoding sorting nexin-16-like isoform X1, translated to MILFIATVAGSESVSLISYKVSLLTLGSGRLIVLNNLRVKGQQYRRHLARHPHSERLTRCGYQDPLYQRSRGAVKDMATPFVPVPVPMERARSRVRRATSLGSVSTSSSSPSRAPGDETIPETRGGSSRACATPPLECFSPVTRTRLNGTAPAVEYSNRPRSHDDSLDSGWQERPITPTLLGYEVMEERAKFTVYKILVRTSQEESWVVFRRYTDFSRLNGKLKDMFPGFRFSLPPKRWFKDNYDTEFLEERQLGLQVFLQNLVARKDIATSLPVREFLCLDDPPGPFDSLEESRAFCETLEETNYRLQKELVEKQREIEELRKTLEEKQLHIHILEKRVNGDSLSPESLESPCRLSGVGSEGSMDADIDAESSTVEADQEMDPENSCGNQAPGKGHLKGHAACWCGPIAGSPLPVIQVTQELEARPSH
- the LOC135260757 gene encoding sorting nexin-16-like isoform X2, with product MILFIATVAGSESVSLISYKVSLLTLGSGRLIVLNNLRVKGQQYRRHLARHPHSERLTRCGYQDPLYQRSRGAVKDMATPFVPVPVPMERARSRVRRATSLGSVSTSSSSPSRAPGDETIPETRGGSSRACATPPLECFSPVTRTRLNGTAPAVEYSNRPRSHDDSLDSGWQERPITPTLLGYEVMEERAKFTVYKILVRTSQEESWVVFRRYTDFSRLNGKLKDMFPGFRFSLPPKRWFKDNYDTEFLEERQLGLQVFLQNLVARKDIATSLPVREFLCLDDPPGPFDSLEESRAFCETLEETNYRLQKELVEKQREIEELRKTLEEKQLHIHILEKRVNGDSLSPESLESPCRLSGVGSEGSMDADIDAESSTVEADQEMDPENR